The following coding sequences lie in one bacterium genomic window:
- a CDS encoding NAD-dependent epimerase/dehydratase family protein → MRAFITGINGFIGSNLATRLIAEGQEVSGLVRKTSDLSFLEGLKVKLFSGDLSDKALLDKATQGVDIVYHVAGRASDWGPIELFRKVNVEGTKNLMESSLKSGVKRFVFISSAAVHGFRGFRDATEDSPKTATIFPYCITKKEAEDLVNRYHREKGLPTLIIRPGNVFGPRDRVTFVKMAELIEKGQMVYISGGRPLTCPTYVENLIDAILLAVNRKETVGETFIITDGLEITWKEYFDKIAEKLGVRRPLFSVPYPVAYSAAAVCEATLKLFRSEKPPIITRYRIAIAGKDYHFSIEKARTNLGYRPRVSLDEAMERTVKWYKSNSKYRIKSS, encoded by the coding sequence ATGAGAGCTTTTATTACTGGAATAAATGGTTTTATTGGAAGCAATCTGGCAACACGCCTAATCGCCGAGGGTCAAGAAGTATCGGGCCTGGTGAGGAAGACCAGTGATTTATCTTTCCTTGAAGGGTTAAAAGTAAAATTATTCTCTGGAGATTTATCAGATAAAGCGTTATTAGATAAAGCTACTCAAGGAGTTGATATAGTATACCATGTGGCAGGACGGGCATCCGATTGGGGACCAATAGAACTATTTAGAAAAGTAAACGTAGAAGGTACCAAGAACCTTATGGAAAGCTCACTTAAATCTGGAGTCAAAAGATTCGTGTTTATCAGTTCTGCTGCGGTTCATGGTTTTAGAGGCTTCCGCGATGCTACAGAGGATTCTCCGAAGACAGCTACCATCTTTCCCTACTGCATAACCAAAAAGGAAGCAGAGGATTTGGTAAATAGATACCATAGAGAAAAGGGTTTACCCACATTGATTATCAGGCCGGGGAATGTTTTTGGGCCAAGAGACCGAGTAACTTTTGTAAAAATGGCAGAACTCATAGAGAAGGGACAGATGGTCTACATTAGTGGAGGAAGACCTTTAACCTGTCCCACATATGTTGAAAATCTCATAGATGCCATTCTACTTGCCGTAAACAGAAAGGAAACAGTAGGAGAAACGTTCATTATCACCGACGGGCTGGAAATCACCTGGAAGGAGTACTTTGACAAGATTGCCGAGAAGCTCGGCGTGAGAAGACCTCTGTTCTCTGTCCCTTACCCTGTAGCCTATTCTGCCGCGGCTGTCTGTGAGGCAACCTTAAAATTGTTCAGGTCAGAGAAGCCACCTATAATAACTCGCTACAGAATAGCCATTGCGGGTAAGGATTACCATTTCAGTATAGAAAAAGCGAGGACTAACCTTGGCTACCGACCAAGAGTCTCTCTGGATGAAGCTATGGAAAGAACAGTGAAATGGTATAAGAGCAATTCAAAATATCGGATTAAGTCTTCTTAA
- the folE gene encoding GTP cyclohydrolase I FolE produces the protein MDRKKIERAVKMILEAIGENPLREGLKRTPQRVAEMYEEILAGYLKTPAKELKVHYERENYEEIVLVRDIPLYSMCEHHILPFFGKAHVAYMPHKDRVAGLSKIVRVVEILARRLQVQERLTKQIADTIMEALTPQGVLVVIEAEHFCITMRGIKKPGSLVMTSAMRGIFLKDARTRNEAMALISK, from the coding sequence ATGGATAGGAAAAAAATCGAGAGAGCTGTAAAAATGATCTTAGAGGCAATTGGAGAGAATCCCTTAAGAGAAGGGCTGAAGAGGACTCCTCAACGTGTTGCCGAAATGTATGAAGAAATTTTGGCTGGTTATTTAAAGACGCCAGCCAAGGAACTTAAAGTACATTACGAGAGAGAAAACTATGAAGAGATAGTTCTGGTGCGGGACATTCCCCTCTACTCTATGTGCGAGCACCATATATTACCTTTTTTTGGCAAAGCTCATGTGGCTTATATGCCTCACAAAGATAGAGTTGCCGGGCTGAGTAAAATCGTTCGAGTGGTGGAAATTCTTGCTCGCCGGCTTCAAGTACAGGAAAGACTAACTAAGCAAATTGCCGATACTATAATGGAAGCCTTGACTCCCCAGGGAGTGTTAGTGGTGATTGAAGCTGAACATTTTTGTATAACTATGCGGGGGATAAAGAAGCCAGGTTCGTTAGTAATGACCTCAGCAATGCGAGGTATATTTCTGAAAGACGCCCGTACCCGTAATGAAGCAATGGCCTTAATTAGTAAATAA
- the folP gene encoding dihydropteroate synthase: MAGSQVRIISIDDSPSARSEMGKIGVHETGVRIMEKKAFFYSIKVENVKNQAANIIKQEMLSLGGETAVSRDVLNFSRKKSDVLLLGTEKQFRELIVKLSRQPFALPLLSQEIKKVLSNYQKRDFKLSSKGHTLQLGKRTLIMGVLNVTPDSFYDGGRYGNLRKAVERALEMVEEGADIIDIGGESSRPGANSVEEKEELERVIPVIKKLSSRIRVPVSIDTYKSGVAKKAIDAGASIVNDISALRMDEKMAKVIESSGVPVCLMHMQGTPRNMQRNPRYKDVVSEIFAFLRERIDFCEQAGIDIEKTIVDPGIGFGKTVLHNLEILKKLDQFKSLGRPIIIGVSRKSLIGKVLQLEPEERLEGSLASAIWCMTKGASILRVHDVRETKRAIKMVEAIAQA; the protein is encoded by the coding sequence ATGGCTGGAAGTCAAGTGAGAATTATTAGTATAGACGATTCTCCTTCCGCTCGCTCAGAAATGGGAAAGATTGGCGTACATGAGACGGGTGTCAGGATAATGGAGAAAAAGGCGTTTTTCTACTCAATTAAAGTAGAAAATGTTAAGAATCAAGCTGCTAATATTATCAAACAGGAAATGTTATCGTTGGGAGGGGAAACAGCAGTTTCCCGTGATGTTTTGAATTTCTCCAGAAAAAAGTCGGATGTTTTACTTTTAGGTACGGAGAAGCAGTTCAGAGAGTTAATAGTTAAGCTTAGCCGACAACCTTTCGCTCTTCCACTTCTCAGTCAAGAAATTAAGAAGGTCCTTTCAAATTATCAGAAGAGAGATTTTAAATTAAGTTCTAAAGGACACACTCTTCAATTAGGCAAGAGGACGTTAATTATGGGAGTTCTAAATGTAACTCCTGACTCTTTTTATGATGGTGGAAGATACGGCAACTTGAGGAAAGCAGTGGAACGTGCTTTAGAGATGGTAGAAGAGGGCGCGGACATTATTGATATCGGTGGGGAATCGAGCCGTCCCGGAGCAAATTCAGTAGAAGAAAAGGAAGAATTAGAGAGGGTGATTCCGGTAATAAAGAAGCTCTCATCCAGAATTAGGGTGCCCGTCTCCATCGACACTTATAAATCAGGGGTGGCAAAAAAGGCTATTGATGCGGGAGCAAGTATAGTTAACGATATTTCCGCATTACGTATGGACGAAAAGATGGCTAAAGTAATAGAAAGTAGTGGAGTTCCTGTTTGCCTGATGCATATGCAGGGTACTCCGCGGAACATGCAAAGAAATCCCAGATACAAGGATGTGGTAAGCGAGATATTCGCTTTCTTGAGAGAAAGGATAGATTTTTGTGAACAGGCAGGCATTGACATTGAAAAGACTATCGTGGATCCAGGAATTGGATTTGGCAAGACCGTCCTGCATAATCTGGAAATTTTAAAGAAGCTCGACCAGTTCAAATCCCTGGGCAGACCGATTATTATTGGGGTTTCCAGAAAATCCCTTATAGGGAAAGTCCTGCAGTTAGAGCCTGAGGAGAGATTGGAGGGTTCTCTTGCTTCAGCGATATGGTGTATGACCAAGGGAGCAAGTATTCTCAGGGTTCATGACGTTAGAGAGACAAAGAGGGCAATAAAGATGGTTGAGGCAATAGCCCAAGCTTAA
- the tilS gene encoding tRNA lysidine(34) synthetase TilS, producing the protein MAGYFYRKMVFPKVKKIIERYNMFSPGDRVLVGVSGGPDSVCLLHILNRCRKDMALSLHVVHINHGIRKRESKREEKFVSHLAGRMGLPITVKSLDVPSYARRKKLTVEEAARDMRYSALEQLAGKLNAKKIALGHTASDQVETVLMHLLRGSGPQGLSGIPPVRKLGSTAVVRPLIEVNREEILNYLKKNKLTFCLDSSNRKTEYFRNRIRLKLLPLLRKNYNENIDGALLRLSEILKEENAYWERVVERVLGKVVSWEAEKILIDFKRFLRYNVIVQRRVLYRLFGGIVSLSQIEAIRSLAQKSSQGKRVYLGKRFSVRKEGDFLIFSSSPERRFKKFNYPLRVPGKNEIEGLDLTLNTRIVDFRPVSDKGANTAYFDVDKINFKKLLLRNRREGDRFRPFGLRGTKKLSDFFIDRKIPRRLRDRVPLLVEGEDILWVVGIRRADKARITEDTKKILEVRVLREEEY; encoded by the coding sequence TTGGCGGGCTATTTTTATCGAAAAATGGTTTTCCCCAAAGTTAAAAAGATAATAGAAAGATATAATATGTTTTCTCCTGGAGATAGAGTCCTGGTAGGGGTCTCCGGAGGACCGGACTCGGTCTGCCTCTTACATATCCTGAATAGATGCCGAAAAGATATGGCTTTATCCTTGCACGTTGTACACATCAACCATGGAATAAGAAAGAGGGAATCGAAAAGAGAAGAAAAATTCGTAAGTCATTTGGCTGGCAGGATGGGCCTACCTATTACTGTGAAATCATTAGATGTTCCATCTTACGCTAGAAGGAAGAAGCTGACGGTTGAGGAAGCGGCAAGGGATATGCGTTACAGTGCCTTGGAGCAATTAGCCGGGAAACTGAATGCTAAAAAGATTGCTCTGGGACATACTGCTTCAGACCAGGTAGAGACAGTGCTAATGCACCTTTTGCGCGGTAGTGGTCCTCAAGGGTTATCTGGAATTCCCCCTGTGAGAAAATTGGGTAGCACTGCAGTCGTCCGTCCTTTAATAGAAGTAAATAGAGAAGAAATTTTGAACTATTTAAAAAAGAATAAGCTGACATTCTGCTTAGATTCGTCAAACAGAAAAACTGAATATTTTCGTAACAGGATAAGGTTAAAGCTTCTTCCTCTTTTGCGAAAGAACTATAATGAGAACATTGATGGAGCACTTCTGCGCTTGTCAGAAATTTTGAAAGAAGAGAATGCCTATTGGGAGAGAGTGGTGGAGAGAGTTCTTGGCAAAGTAGTCTCCTGGGAGGCAGAGAAAATTTTGATTGATTTCAAGAGGTTTTTAAGATATAATGTAATTGTTCAGAGAAGGGTTTTGTACAGGCTTTTTGGGGGAATTGTAAGTCTAAGCCAGATAGAGGCGATAAGGAGTTTAGCTCAAAAGAGCTCTCAGGGAAAAAGAGTTTATCTGGGTAAGAGGTTCAGTGTCAGGAAAGAGGGCGATTTTCTGATATTTTCATCTTCTCCTGAGCGAAGGTTTAAAAAATTTAATTATCCCCTCAGAGTTCCTGGCAAAAACGAGATTGAGGGGCTTGACTTAACGCTCAACACCAGAATAGTAGATTTTCGTCCTGTTTCGGATAAGGGAGCCAATACTGCCTATTTCGATGTAGATAAGATAAACTTCAAGAAATTACTACTGAGGAATAGACGGGAGGGAGACCGGTTTAGACCTTTTGGGTTGAGGGGTACCAAGAAGCTTAGTGACTTCTTTATCGATAGGAAGATACCGAGACGTCTGCGGGACAGGGTTCCCCTTCTGGTAGAGGGAGAGGATATTCTCTGGGTGGTGGGGATTCGCCGAGCGGATAAGGCAAGGATTACCGAAGATACAAAAAAGATTTTGGAAGTTCGAGTTTTACGGGAGGAAGAATATTGA